From a region of the Methanolinea sp. genome:
- a CDS encoding methanogenesis marker 3 protein: MTVITIHLDGEKLEIEGEKRLGTVIPDRDPRCSVAVIRPPSRESARTSSYLVTTTQGEITIEPSGEGVDIFAGPLFLQSYSLHWHDRYAAAFGPFSSTVRPERAPHLYERGDVILGCGGYDPKRSYLIFSKMRHTADFGAGVDGGVIGRVVSGLGVLDRWATGDAITRIEQVISWADTTRSFTTTDRNLVLENGMEVVTGVAISAQGFSALGIDTTTAESVEHLLIALREGLFTVNRSGSTHIADFSRIETDLPQELRLPRREGLVTIRTRGKNRGGIYIYTGDIPASPAHTAVGQVTHGIELARLAREGDILCVRTEPERFDLVGKPLAEAQGIARERGIALTIDSSEGERVVVDQSPATTLESLYARSVELATVPFDRVIDISLDDIHAPVSCDIFRKLTGLNQHRVGRLPFFFQFEDVYLFKPAIPRGVKIIPENVPSDTVPATTLAITNDSRRGSGLVGVRTTDNSEFGPTSEPFEGTNVIGRVLEPEKLKEYQEKETVFIREAGK, from the coding sequence ATGACCGTCATCACCATCCATCTCGATGGAGAGAAGCTCGAGATCGAGGGTGAGAAGCGATTGGGGACGGTCATCCCTGACCGGGATCCGCGGTGCAGTGTGGCGGTCATCCGCCCTCCCTCCCGGGAATCGGCACGCACATCCAGCTACCTGGTTACCACCACACAGGGAGAGATAACCATTGAGCCTTCCGGTGAAGGGGTGGATATCTTCGCCGGCCCGCTGTTTTTGCAATCGTACTCGCTGCACTGGCACGACCGGTATGCAGCGGCATTCGGCCCCTTTTCAAGTACCGTTCGCCCGGAACGGGCACCCCACCTCTACGAGCGGGGTGATGTCATCCTCGGTTGCGGCGGGTATGATCCAAAACGCTCGTACCTGATCTTTTCCAAGATGCGGCACACGGCCGACTTTGGCGCAGGGGTTGACGGTGGAGTAATCGGAAGGGTGGTCAGTGGGCTGGGAGTGCTCGATCGCTGGGCCACGGGGGATGCTATCACCCGGATCGAGCAGGTTATCAGCTGGGCCGACACCACCCGGTCCTTTACGACAACGGATCGCAACCTCGTGCTCGAAAACGGTATGGAGGTCGTGACCGGGGTGGCAATCAGTGCCCAGGGGTTCTCGGCTTTGGGAATCGATACCACCACGGCCGAAAGCGTCGAGCACCTCCTCATAGCGCTCCGGGAGGGCCTGTTCACCGTGAACCGCTCGGGAAGCACTCACATCGCCGACTTTTCCAGGATCGAGACCGATTTACCGCAGGAGCTTCGCCTCCCGCGCCGTGAAGGGCTCGTTACCATCAGAACACGGGGAAAAAACAGGGGCGGAATCTACATCTATACCGGGGATATCCCCGCATCCCCGGCGCATACGGCGGTTGGGCAGGTGACTCACGGTATCGAACTCGCCCGGCTCGCCCGGGAGGGCGATATTCTGTGCGTGAGGACAGAGCCTGAGCGGTTCGACCTGGTCGGCAAGCCTCTCGCAGAAGCGCAGGGAATTGCCCGGGAGCGGGGAATAGCCCTCACCATTGACAGCAGCGAAGGAGAACGGGTGGTCGTAGACCAGAGCCCTGCCACAACACTCGAGAGCCTGTATGCCCGCTCGGTCGAGCTTGCCACAGTCCCGTTTGACAGGGTAATCGACATATCGCTCGATGATATCCATGCCCCGGTATCCTGCGATATCTTCCGCAAGCTGACCGGGCTCAACCAGCACCGGGTGGGCAGGCTCCCTTTTTTCTTCCAGTTTGAAGATGTGTACCTCTTCAAGCCTGCCATCCCACGGGGTGTGAAGATCATCCCCGAGAATGTTCCCAGCGACACGGTCCCTGCCACAACTCTCGCCATCACCAACGATTCGAGAAGGGGATCAGGGCTGGTGGGTGTCCGGACCACCGACAACAGCGAATTCGGACCAACCTCGGAACCGTTCGAAGGCACCAATGTCATCGGGCGCGTTCTCGAACCAGAAAAACTCAAAGAGTACCAGGAGAAAGAAACGGTATTCATACGTGAGGCGGGGAAATGA